The Heliangelus exortis chromosome Z, bHelExo1.hap1, whole genome shotgun sequence genomic sequence GCCTGTATTTGACCAACTTAAAACTTCAGCTGCACATCACCATTTTGTGCCAATTTTTGAAAGAGTGTTAAGCTGCGGAGTCTAGATTCTCGTTCACCATCCTTCCACAAAATAATGAGGTGATCAGCAGAGCATGTAGCCAGTCCCAGTTCACCAAAGTACAGGAACATCTGCAAGGAAACAAGTACTGACAATGACACTGACATGAGACTGTCCACTTGCTTAAATGCCTGTTTATAGCTGGACTAAACAAATACTTGTGTCTGAAATGGCTCTGCTTGAACACAGGTACATTGCATACTTTCTAAATGTTTGAGATGTCATGAAACCGCTACATGGAAAAACCTCTTAGAACACTTCACACTTTTAGACACCAGTtcagaaaaagcaataaagcTTTGCAGATGGGGAAGTTAAGGTACAGAACATTGAAGAAACTTGTTCCAAGTCCACAGTAGAAGAGTGAATCCCTTGCATGAAGTCTGATTGTTTGGTTTCCTAGGAAGAGAAGCCACTGTTCTGTTCACTTTGGTACACTGTCCCCCTCCCACATGAAACCACAGGCTACCACGACCAGGCCTGGAAAGGGTAACAGAGTAAAAAACTGTGACAGACATCATTATGTGCCTGGTCACACAGAGGAAGCCAGACCAGCAGGAACTGCAACACGAGAAAAAAGGTCAGAGGGATTTTTCAAGAGCATTGGTGCTCacaagtcatagaatcatgggttggaagggacctctagaggtcatctCATCCAACCTgcctgcagtaagcagggacaccctcatGTAGTCATCCCTGACCTCCACAAGGCTGTCTAAAATTAGCCCCCAGTTGCAGTTCAACACAACAGCAAATGGAACCAAGTCATATGATGCCACTATAGCATGGTTGCAGTTTCCTGACTCTTCAGCTTGTTGAAGGGATCTGCCCAAGGGAAGTGTTCAGGCCTAGGACTGTGCTACAGCCAACCTGCTCTGGGAACAGCCACTTACTAGCTTAGCAGTTCCAGCAGAAATACACTGGCCAAGCCCACATCTTGAACCACCACATTTCAACACTGCTCAACACTTCCAACCTCAGTCTGCCCAGAGCTTAATAATGGCATTAGACCACTGGAGGAGATCATGTTCACCATCATCTGTTACTCCTCAGCAAAGACCCAACACGTGCCTCATCATTTCTACTGTGCCTCTTGCTGCATTACACACTATGCCCTCTTTCTTAGAAAGCAGCTTTCCACACTGACAACAGGGCCTCTTTCAAcagttttttgaaagaaatactgTAGACAGGCAGAAAGCCTTGCAGAAAGGTTCACCTTAGATATTCTTCCAGATTCTAGAAAATTTTCCAGCTTTTGGTAGTAGCCGTTCTGAAATCCGGTCTCATGAAGACCTGTGAACAAAACTACTCCAGAACCATGCCACTCCTCTCAACCTGATATTCCTCTGCTTCTACCAAGAATGTGTATGGAAGTACACTGTAAGAAAGTGATTTACTACTCCAGTAGGTTCATTAGACATGAAGAATTGTGGAGGAAAAATGCAATTGAAACCAAAAACATATTCTATCAGGAAGACATAAGCATGTCATAGTACCTGATCTTAAATTAAAAGACTTCCTCAAGGCTCACAGTACAGAGGGATAAGAAATTCCTGAATGAGTTTTGGTTTATGTgagcctttgtttatattgTAAACTTCAGACAAAATCTTGAGCAAACATGCAGTTCCCAGCTGTATTATTTTCAGTCTGCAAAGAAACCAAATACACCACCAAATTATCTGTAACATGTATGTATGTATCTGCACATTCAGTCCTCTGGCACCAGTGAGTGCTTGAGATCTCATTAGAACTTTAAGTCAGTATCTGCTACTGTTCTCATGCTGCACTTAGTATATCactatttataaataaatgtgtttaaagCCTCCAGAGCCAGACACTCTTACAGCTGTTTAAGAAACTTTGCCAAAACTATGTTAGGAAGAGGAATTCACCTCTCCTTATTCTTACTAAAGCTGACCTACCTGTACAGCTGCTGAATGACCAATCAAATCACCAACCAGCTCCAAGAAATATGTAGGTGTGTTCTCCTGCATCTTCTTAGCAGCTTGGGTTGTCTGCTTGTTTGCCCTTCCAAATCCCCACATGTtgaaaaaccctgaaaaaaaaacagtttggCAAAAGTCACAAATACTATTTATTTTGTCTAGCTATAGGGAGTTGCATAAAATCTACAAGGAAGACAGTCTGCACTGCAAAATGACAGAAGCATTGTACTGTGCAGCATTTCTACATCTGGATGATTAGTCTTGAGCAGAGAAGACATAAGCATGCAATAGCACCTGATCTTAAATTAAAAGACCTCCTCAAGGCTCACAGCACAGATAGATAAGAAATTCCTGAATGAGTTTTGGTTTATGTGAGCCTTTGTTGAGCCATAGCTCCTTTGACTTGTAACCTAATATAGCAGACATTTTCAATTACTCACCTGCATGAGACAATATATGGATTTACCAAGAAATTCAAGGACCACCTAAAAAAGCTCAACTGGAGGGCTTCAGTTTCCCTCTGGCACCTGTTATCTTTTGATTGAACACAACACATTACTTCTTCTTACAAAGCCTGTAAGCCTCCCTGTTATGTGGTGAATATTGGGTTTCCTGTTACCCTTTTTAAATTGTCTTCTCAACCCCTACAACTTACAAACCTGTTGGAACTggctcagccagcagctgctgcttttcttgaagCTCCCAAATGCGCACACTGCCATCTTCTGAACAAGAGATCAGCTGCCtgtaaaaaaagttaataaacaACACACGCATAGGTACTCATCTGCACAGGTAACTTCTTGGTTTTTATATAAGAGTCAGAAAGAGCTTTAGGTTCTACTCAAGTTTGATACAACTCTCAAATGTAGCAGGACATTTAGATGTTCCATACAAAACAAGGTGTATTTATAGCAGGACAAACTATAAGGGACTTGTAAAATAGATGGGAAAAATTTAATCACTTTCAATACCGTTTGAAAGCACACCActctaaaacaaacaaacaaaaaaaccccaaatctagATTCTGCACTCACTTTCACTAACTGGCTTGCTAACTGTACCACTAACTAAGCATACTTTCATTGAGCAAAACCATATTTTTGACtatggaaaagtaaaaaaagaaaacactcagTTTCTTTGCATATTTAGAACAGTTTAGAACAGCACGTGTTTACAGGATCAAGGTCATAACTCATCTTCTGACAGACTTTTGCTCCACTGAACAAGATTTTAAAGGGATCCAAGAACACAAGGATTAGATTTTATACATGTAGCAAATTGTCCAACTTGGCTGTCAGAATAAGTTACAGCTAGAAATTCAGTACTAATGAAAAAAGACTGGAAGTTACTATTTTTTGTTACAGCATTTCAGTTGTTACAAAATATTTAGTGCAAAATACTTTACCAATTTGCCACAGGCCTTTCgtttatagaaataaaatgcCATTAAGCTGTATTTTCACAATGTAGACAAAAACTGCTTTCTTAAGTATAATTCTGAAAATAGCCAAGATATCTTACTTTAAGCCTGCACACAAGTATACTGGATTATAGTTTTTTCACACTGAAttacaaatatgtattttcaaaaattgtATCAACAACCTCTATCTACTAAAAGCAGATCAAACTAAAGATGAAGTCCCTACCCTAGAAATCAGATGTAGCTTTGCAGACTGCCTCTAGCCACCCTTCCAAGTTCTGCATTTCTTTACTGCATTAACAAAATGTACCATGACTGGTACCTGTTTGGAAGCTTCTCAATGTGCAGTACAGAGGAGTCGTGAGCAGTCCTCTGGCAGGCAATCACACGCTTCATTTGAAGATTATATACGTATATGCCTTTCCCAATAGCTGCAAACacacactggaaagaaaaggcaatGAAACAACTTACAGAAACAGATTCTGAAAGATCACCCTCCATGTAATCCATGGATTTCCAGCAGTACTATGACACCATCTCGCCCACATTATCTATCTTGTTTCTACCCTCATGTAACTGCTTTATCCCAAACATATGGAATCAACAAGTTATAGAAATaatattgaaatttttttttttgaggaaataaGAGGTATCCTACTATTCTCTAAGcagttgttttatttctgtgttttcatccTATAAACTACAATCTACAAGGAAACCAAGGATACCAAATCAACACATTTCTGCAATTAAACATTTATGTTCTTACAGTAAAGTAATGTTCTGTGTTTTGACAAACTTTTGATTTATCAAGAAACACTGAGTACACAAGAAGCTATTctgcatttctgccttttttttcttttaaattttaagtgaaGATGCACAAAGAGGTCTTGCTCAAGTATTTGGGTTCTATTAAGTATAGAAAAAGAACTCTCAGAGAAATGTATTGCACAATGCCGCAAAAATCTGGAACCACTTTGCATTCAATGttcttcttcagaaaagtgCAGGAATTCATTCTGATAACCATCACAGCCCTAAGAAGCCACAGTTTACAGATCACTGAAGCTGGACCCTGTCATGACTTGTAACTATTTTATAGAGAATAAATGTACTATAGTGTGTACTACATCTGATAAATATTTGGTACCAGAAGAGTGCAAAATCCTCCCACTCAGTacatatttggtttttttaatatacctTGCTTAGGTGATGGCATTTCCATGAATAGCCTGCTTCAGTCACACAGCCCAAACATTAATGTCTCATAAGCAGTTTATACTACACACTTGATATCATTTTGTAAAATTGGTAACACATGGTTGTTGACTAAGATTTCCTATATATATTCAACCATGTTTTGACATCAAgggaaaagtttttaaaaaaaaagcacctgtTTTTATTATACTCCTGGTTTTGTGCGAGGCTTTATTCAATACCCTTCCACATCACTCCTTCATTCCTATAGCTCAGCCTTTTCTCCCTTACAGTCTTCCAAACTTAAACAGGCCTGTGAGTTTCATAAAGTCTCATAGCTTTGCAAATTATATTCTTCACATATCAactttttgtgggtttttttttttttcttggataaGCCCCAGCAAAACCCTGGTCATTTCAAACCACAAGAAAATAAGATGATGGATCATAATTTGTACACATATCTGAACAGGCAAGTTCAAAACACACACTTCTCAGGTTATCGCTGTTGCCTTGTACTGCAGAACCTTTACTTTCCCATTTGTTTCTGAATAATGTTTTGCCTGTAAACACAAAGTCCAATTAGACAAATGCATGTTCTCCAAACACCTAACTATCACCTAACCTGCTGGCAAAGTCCCTAACAGAGTaaacataaattttattttatttaacatgaaGAACAGTGGTCTGCTTTTAGGTTACAAAGTAATTCATTATACAAGTCCATTTCTTCACCACTTTCTAAGTGGAAACTTTACAATACAGACAGCTCTGCCCTAAAATCACCTTCTATTTTAGGATGTAACACTACAACCACCTTTTCTCCCCATCAGATAAAACTCTCATAATAACTAAAATTCTGCAGCAATTTGTTTAGTTCCATTAATGGAAGAAAGTCCTCAGCAGCCTCAGATTTCACATTCAATGTTTTAACTACTTCTGAACTTCCCAAgatttcccccctccccccttaAAAGACATCATGTAGCTATCAAAGCCTGCATCCAGCCTTTTCCACAGATTTATTCACTGAATCAATTCTGacaaacttttttcttaatCATTCCCATGCAATGGCCCTACAAGCCCCAAAACAGAATCCTACTGTACCCCTGCtataaaaacatcttttcttttgccACTTACACTTGGTAACATTccataaaaggaaataataatctGAGGGCTTTTAGTGTTTCCTGAATAGTAATTGGGTTCTGCCTGAGTATTTTGCTCAAGAACTCTTGGATTATCTCCAAAGTGTTATAATAGGAGGTTGGATTTTTGATCCATATTTGCCCTCTTTACAATTGCCCATccaaacagaagcagcaggattTATTTACTAATAAGCATAGACATATGCCTATTCTTTAATTTACTTCATAGCAGCCACAGCTGTAATTGTTCAAGAGGTGCCTTGTGGTAACTGCATTTCCAGTACCATGGAATATGCAAGATATATCCCATCAAAACACACAgctcctgtttatttttctctagtGGTACTATAAACAACTAGTAAGTCTTTGTCAGTCAAAAGAAACGATGTCATGATAGTCCTTTATGTTAGTTTCTATACCATCATATTATAACTTTCACTTAGTTCAGTGaccaaattttttatttaaaaactgttgtCTGTACAAAAATAGctatgcacattttaaaaaaaaactcccATACTAAACCAAGCAAACTGAAGACATAAAACACTTGGCCTTCTGTGGTAAAATCATGCTAGTTCACTTTAAGTAGTTTATTCTGTTGAAAGCTTTTTACCTCCTCATCAGACGTTAAGTGCTGAATTGAAGTTTCATTTGGGCTTTGGGATAACTTTATTTCTGGCTGTACATCTAGATTGGCACAGGAATCCCAGAAGTTGCACTCAGATGCCTGCTTTGTCCAGTCAAGTGCATCCCAAACTATTAGTTCACCCACATGAGAACCTGTCACAAAAGTCAAGtctggagtggaaaaaaaatgacacacagaaattacattatattaaaaaattacacttcACACATTTGTTTACCTAGCGTAGCTCAGATGAGCAAAGAAAGATCAACTCCCTCTTGTAAAATTAAAACTAGGAAGAACATTCACCAGCCATGATACAGTAGAGCAAAGGCACAGAACCATACCAGAAGTATGTACAAACATACTGAAGTTTGTGGCCTACATACAAGAATCTTCTATTTCTTGGATGACTACATGTATCAGCACCCCTCAGACACACCAAAGTGTGTCTTTGCCATAAACAGAAATACTGATCACAAATTAAAAGGACAAATAATGGCAACACTGAAGTAGCTGTCAATGAATTTGTTAACCACACAAAGAAAGGAACTGCTTTAACAATAACTAGTGTGGGTAGCATattgtcttttaaaatcttgCTTCCCCTTCACAAtcaaaaagtggaaaataattGCAACAGAAAACCCCCAAGAAAGCTGCCATATAATccaggttttcttctttccatcttctttttaCTTCTGTACCAGAGGCCCTTCATGCCAACCAGACTGATCAAATAAGCAGACTGGGCAAATGAGCCCAATGACAAATATACATGTCCTAATATACCAGAAATAACTTGGCCTAGGCCCTGGGTGCTCCATAAAAGAAGACACATAAGAACAAAGTAGAAGGGGTTTGTATCTGTAGTGGAGTAGACAGAATTTAAAGTAATCATTCAGTTATTACCCTAATGTACAGCTctcacagtttaacactgggccagcaattTACCAAATGGCATATTAATTATTaatccccctcctctccctgataaagaaaggagagagaataagggggagagacttacaggttggaagctaaactacacagctttaatgaaacagtaatgataaaaaagaaaaataactaaataaatagaaatataagAAAAGCAATTCCATGTTCCTTGGTCCAATAAGGCCCTCATTACCACTAAGGTTGCAGGGCAGGCCCTAGAAAAGTCACAAGCCAGGCTCCTGGGGTATCCCCCCACTGGAGTTGGATTTGAGTCATCTGCCAGATGGATAATGGCTCTATGTGCAGACCCACATCTACACACCCAGAACTTTCATTTACCTTATGACTACAACTGCAAAGGATGTGTCACTGTATATATACCACTTTGAGGAtcagaaagaacaagaaaaaaatagcattttaaactTTTCCAAGAGAAAGATGACCCAGAGTCCCAATCCCATCAACAATATTGCCTCTTTTCCTGGTTTAAGCCAGAATAGAATCAATTTTACTTGCAATTTTACCTTGAGCTAAGTCTTTTGTAAGTAGCtacacttgctgaaattaacaggaTGTTTCTCAATCAGTGTCTACTTTCAGGACTGGTAACACTCAATGGTTACAGAGAATgttatgcagaaccaaggccactgctcagttctgaaaaacACCTTAtgttccagaaagagaaaggtaGAAAAGAGGGTCACCCTGCAACTCTCCTTTAGTGGAGCacacaggtgaccaaaattgaccagagtattccaaCCCATACACATCATTCGGTGTAAATTTGAGCAATCACAAGGGTCAAATTTTTTCTTCACCTGTggctggcatcctggaaggattctgtccattcatctgcctttgatcccaatCAATGCCCttctgaatctgtgtgttcctgcctccagcttcttTCTACTGCTGACACCAGAACCCCAGTCTGGGACTCTTCTAG encodes the following:
- the WDR41 gene encoding WD repeat-containing protein 41 isoform X2, coding for MLRWLIGGGREPQGLAETGEKLFELRGHAHKITAIASFSSSDDSEEKKYFILTASADRTVIVWDCTNGRLVQKVSCFHSTVKCLTVLQSLDVWLSGGSDLCVWNRKLDLLCKTSHLTDAGISALVEFPKSCVAAAVGKELLIFRLVPSDDGSEGWNVFEVKRLVDHQDNILSLVSVNDLTFVTGSHVGELIVWDALDWTKQASECNFWDSCANLDVQPEIKLSQSPNETSIQHLTSDEECVFAAIGKGIYVYNLQMKRVIACQRTAHDSSVLHIEKLPNRQLISCSEDGSVRIWELQEKQQLLAEPVPTGFFNMWGFGRANKQTTQAAKKMQENTPTYFLELVGDLIGHSAAVQMFLYFGELGLATCSADHLIILWKDGERESRLRSLTLFQKLAQNGDVQLKF